CATGCTATTTCAAAGACATtgaagaaaatgattaaattggtaGATTTATGCTTGAAAGAGAAGTACGAGAGAAGCTTAAGaatatttaaacaaaatgaaaaaaaaaagtaaacaattttATTTATAGATGACGTCACCTCGTGCTTATGTGGCACGCCACGTAAACTACTTAGTTGACCTGTAATTTAACTGACGGTCCATTCACGTTTCCCGTTAATATtgaactaatttttaaaaaatcataacgACAAAAgtgtcaataaaaaaaatagattaaaccTGAAGGTATTTCGACAATTATGACTTGGAAAAGAAGTTAAGGTTTGGAGATGTATAGTTGGTGATAGATGCTGAGGAGAAAATTATGGAGTTAGCGCGAAGAGATGAAACATGTTGGTAACTTAGTGGTagatatttattgtttatttcttGTGTGGATTTGTATTAGCTTTGATGCCATAGTTAAATagtgttttgttgtttttaattttcaagaAGTAGATCATTTAGTAAGGTGCTTGTCTTATTTAATAAAATGGATTGTTGGTTAATAGAAGAATtgtaactttattttattatttcttcttATAAAAGttttgtacatgttttctaaattaaaaaataataataattatgtaattTGATTATATAGGAATTATTAGTAGACTCGAAAAACTGTTTAgcaataattcatttttatttttatttaaataatagagTGCCAAAGTCCTTATTAACCCTAAATCATGAGTTTTATCGCTAAACAATCCATTCTCCATCCCCCAAGAAAAATAGGAATATGCTATGCTCTACTAATTACTATTTATTACCAATAAAGGCAATGCTATTGGTCTGTGTCATCTACTCGCTCTTTCATTCGCCAGGATTTGTCATTAAACAAAACCCGTAGTATACAGGACAGCCAAACTATTGTCAATTTTACTTCCTGCGCCATCTCGCGTTAATTCCCATTCGTTTCTTCTTTTTGGTTCTTCAAAAACAATATTATTCTCTGTTTCGATCTTGAAGAATCCCCAAATCCCAGAAAATCAAATTAACAATTTTATCGAATTAGCCTTTAAATTATCTTGATTCAATTTTGTTATCGTTGAAATTAAGGAGATCTTTTTTTTGGTAAAAGAGAGGAAAATGGCTCAAGCTGTTGAAGAATGGTATAAGCAGATGCCCATCATCACCCGCTCTTATCTCACAGCTGCCGTAGTTACCACTATCGGTTGCTCTCTCGAAGTATGcctctttttcattttttgttgcttttatttttgttttggtgtTATTTTCCTTTCTGGGCAACAGGATTGATATCGTGCCTTCGATTTTCATTGACTAATTAATGCTtgctttttaatttatatccaattggGTATGAATAATTTCGTTAGATTTGATCTGTGCTtatctcattttttttctctaaatttggCGACTCCCTATTGGGTTTCCTATATGGTTGTAGCGAAATTTTATTTCTTCAGAAAGTTGGTAAGGAATATGGGCAGGCAAAGCTAACAATTTTTTTGTTCCTCCtttctgagttttttttttgtgtataatGCACAATTGGTTATGATTGGTTTTTCACatcttgaaattgaaaaaaaaaataattagaatatatatttGGGATTGTTATGCTAATCTAATTTACTTTTCTGAATCTTTGCAGATAATATCACCTTATCATCTGTACTTGAACCCTAAGCTCGTGGTTAAGCAGTATCAATTCTGGCGCCTCATTACTAACTTCCTGTACTTCCGCAAGATGGGTAAATTTCATGTGCTTTTACGTCTGAGTGTTATGAAATCTCTGGTTTATTGTTGTGCCGTCAGAACGATGCTGTTTGGTATGTTGTGCTGGTCAGTGTTGTCAAGGGCGCGAGGAACTCTAGGTGACCCTGCTGTGTCCGAAAGGGTCTGAGGCCATAGGCGCGCCTTGACAACATCACTTCATGTTATTGCTAGAGATGTAGAATGTTCTCAATGGAACAAAGAGTTGTTTTTAATGTCTCCCTTCAAATGTTAGTCAAAAGTATTGAAATGCAGTTGTGTTTAGATTTCAGATGATTTTAAAAAGCTTGAACAGAGTACGTGTACGTGTAGCAGTGTACGTAAAAGTGAAGTGacgtatgatttttttttaaaaaaagaataaagtcCATTGTTCCTATGCCCTCCCTGTTTCCTTTCTTCGTAGAGTACTACACTAATAACGTTAAAACATCTTTAAAAAGAATAATTGATTGCCAGGCATGTATATGTGATAAATTTGAATATGATTGAGGTCAGCATTCTCAAATCATTTAGCATCTTTAACACGGTATCCCTTGATAATGCCAGATTTGGATTTCATGTTTCACATGTTCTTTCTTGCTCGGTACTGCAAGCTTCTTGAAGAGAACTCTTTCAGGGGAAGGACTGCAGATTTCTTTTACATGCTCTTGTTCGGAGCTTCAGTCTTGACTGGCATTGTTCTTGTTGGAGGAATGATACCTTATCTGGCAGCATCATTTGCCAAGATCATATTTCTAAGCAATTCATTGACATTCATGATGGTAATTTTGTCTGCCTTTAATTACATGCAAAATAGTAGTATATGTTTTTTGGAGTCCATTTTGGAAAGCCATCTTATTGTACTACATGTAGGTTTATGTGTGGAGCAAACAGAATCCTTTTATACATATGAGTTTTCTGGGTCTTTTTACCTTTACAGCAGCTTATTTACCCTGGGTGAGTGCTTCTATTCTTTCTATCCTTTTTTTCTTATATTGTTCTTCGAACATGTATTTTCTTTATCAAAGCATTTTCAAGTTTTGACCAAGAAAGAAAAAGTAGCTATGTGGATTGCCCATTGAGCTAAACTCTAAAGTTTACTATTTTATATATGTTTGTGCTGTTGAATATGATTCTACTTCTCATAGTTAAAGAGTGTAATGGCTTCTGTTCCCTGACTTTCAGGTGCTTTTGGGATTCTCTGTCCTTGTTGGTGCTAGTGCTTGGGTGGATCTCCTGGTACGTTTCCCTTCCAGAGCCTGCTTTAACGTCAAAATATTGGGACACTGTTGTATGGGTTTTTTGCATATCTCCGAAATCCTTTGTTATATGTTAAGGGGGCCGagcttatatttatataataaagcatTTTTTTCATACATGCTTACTGCTGGGAAGTTCATAGTGCAAGTCTCGAAAATGTGGGGGGAGTAAGTCGATGGTGGACTGTCAGACTGCCTTATAATTATGTTGTGGTCCTATAAACTGCCACCTGTTCTAGTCTCACTTTGTTTAGTTAGATTCTCACTGCTGTTATGTTCAACTTTTGCGTCTTGTTGGTTAACAATTATAATTATTACTTTTGTGGCGTTTGTTTTTATCGAACTAAATATTTGGTTGATCCAGGGAATGATTGCTGGTCATGCCTACTATTTTCTTGAAGATGTATATCCACAAATGACCGGACGTCGACCCCTAAAAACTCCATCCTTTATTAAAGCGATGTTTGCAGATGAAGCTGTAGTAGTAGCACGGCCAGCAAATGTGAGATTTGCTCCACCCGCAGATGAACTTCACGGAGACTAGTCGGCCCTTGGAAAACTAGAGCAATTTTGGTTGAATTAATCTCTGATAGGAAAGGCCTAAAAAAATGCATGGTTGGCCCCTATTTCTTAGACATGTTCAAGCTTTAACATGCTTAAATTGGTGATTATGGACAACATATATCTTTTGGTAGAATTAGAGGCGTGTATAACTGTATATCTGTTGTTATTGCTTGCACTATATGTGCAGAAATTGGGGATGAAATCTTGTAATTATTACCAGACTCTGCTTTTGGTTGTTATAGAATGCCCTTTCTCATCATCAACCTTTTTGCAACATGGGGAAGTTctacaaatataaaataattctGTATATACCACCACCAATTTGTTTCCATATATGAATCGATTGCTATTATATCTTACGAGAATTTCAGCCACTTCCTGTTTTCTTACAATAAGCTCTGGCTCTACTTTAAGATCCTAAGCCA
The sequence above is drawn from the Gossypium hirsutum isolate 1008001.06 chromosome A05, Gossypium_hirsutum_v2.1, whole genome shotgun sequence genome and encodes:
- the LOC107958258 gene encoding derlin-2.2 encodes the protein MAQAVEEWYKQMPIITRSYLTAAVVTTIGCSLEIISPYHLYLNPKLVVKQYQFWRLITNFLYFRKMDLDFMFHMFFLARYCKLLEENSFRGRTADFFYMLLFGASVLTGIVLVGGMIPYLAASFAKIIFLSNSLTFMMVYVWSKQNPFIHMSFLGLFTFTAAYLPWVLLGFSVLVGASAWVDLLGMIAGHAYYFLEDVYPQMTGRRPLKTPSFIKAMFADEAVVVARPANVRFAPPADELHGD